A genomic region of Pseudomonas sp. RSB 5.4 contains the following coding sequences:
- the rpmG gene encoding 50S ribosomal protein L33, with translation MRELIRLISSAGTGHFYTTDKNKRTTPDKIEIKKYDPVVRKHVIYKEGKIK, from the coding sequence ATGCGTGAATTGATTCGTTTGATCTCGAGCGCCGGTACTGGTCACTTCTACACTACCGACAAGAACAAGCGTACTACTCCGGACAAAATCGAGATCAAGAAATATGATCCGGTTGTTCGTAAGCACGTGATCTACAAGGAAGGCAAAATCAAGTAA
- a CDS encoding aldehyde dehydrogenase: MTTLTRADWEQRARDLKIEGRAYLNGEYTDAVSGETFECISPVDGRLLGKIASCDAADAQRAVENARATFNSGVWSRLAPSKRKATMIRFASLLKQHAEELALLETLDMGKPISDSLYIDIPGAAQALSWSGEAIDKIYDEVAATPHDQLGLVTREPVGVVGAIVPWNFPLMMACWKLGPALSTGNSVILKPSEKSPLTAIRIAALAVEAGIPKGVLNVLPGYGHTVGKALALHNDVDTLVFTGSTKIAKQLMIYAGESNMKRVWLEAGGKSPNIVFADAPDLQAAAESAASAIAFNQGEVCTAGSRLLVERSIKDKFLPMVIEALKAWKPGNPLDPATNVGALVDTQQMNTVLSYIESGHSDGAKLVAGGKRILQETGGTYVEPTIFDGVSNAMKIAQEEIFGPVLSVIAFDTAEEAIQIANDTPYGLAAAVWTQDISKAHLTAKALRAGSVWVNQYDGGDMTAPFGGFKQSGNGRDKSLHAFDKYTELKATWIKL, translated from the coding sequence ATGACCACCCTGACTCGTGCCGATTGGGAACAACGTGCTCGCGACCTGAAGATCGAAGGCCGCGCCTACCTCAACGGCGAATACACCGACGCCGTCTCCGGCGAGACTTTCGAGTGCATCAGTCCGGTCGATGGCCGTCTGCTGGGCAAGATCGCCAGCTGTGACGCCGCCGACGCCCAGCGCGCCGTGGAAAACGCCCGTGCCACGTTCAATTCCGGCGTCTGGTCGCGCCTGGCGCCGAGCAAACGCAAAGCCACCATGATTCGTTTCGCCAGCCTGCTCAAGCAGCACGCTGAAGAGCTGGCGTTGCTCGAAACGCTCGACATGGGCAAGCCGATCAGCGACTCGCTGTACATCGACATCCCAGGCGCGGCGCAAGCGCTGAGCTGGAGCGGTGAGGCGATCGACAAGATCTACGACGAAGTCGCCGCCACGCCGCATGATCAACTGGGTCTGGTGACCCGCGAGCCGGTGGGCGTGGTCGGCGCCATCGTGCCGTGGAACTTCCCGCTGATGATGGCCTGCTGGAAACTCGGCCCGGCGCTGTCGACCGGTAACTCGGTGATCCTCAAGCCGTCGGAAAAATCCCCACTGACTGCCATCCGCATCGCTGCGCTGGCAGTGGAAGCCGGTATTCCGAAAGGCGTACTCAACGTGCTGCCGGGCTACGGCCACACTGTTGGCAAGGCGCTGGCGCTACACAATGACGTCGACACCCTGGTGTTCACCGGCTCGACCAAGATCGCCAAGCAACTGATGATCTACGCCGGCGAATCGAACATGAAGCGCGTGTGGCTGGAGGCCGGCGGCAAAAGCCCGAACATTGTCTTCGCCGATGCGCCGGATCTGCAAGCCGCTGCCGAATCCGCCGCCAGTGCCATCGCCTTCAACCAGGGCGAAGTCTGCACCGCCGGTTCACGGCTGCTGGTCGAGCGTTCGATCAAGGACAAATTCCTGCCGATGGTGATCGAGGCGCTGAAAGCCTGGAAGCCGGGCAATCCGCTGGACCCGGCGACCAACGTCGGTGCGCTGGTCGATACCCAGCAGATGAACACCGTGCTGTCGTACATCGAGTCCGGTCACAGCGACGGCGCCAAACTGGTGGCCGGCGGCAAGCGCATCCTTCAGGAAACCGGTGGTACTTACGTCGAACCGACGATTTTCGACGGCGTGAGCAACGCGATGAAGATCGCTCAGGAAGAGATCTTCGGCCCGGTGCTGTCGGTCATCGCCTTCGACACTGCGGAAGAAGCGATCCAGATCGCCAACGACACGCCGTATGGCCTGGCCGCAGCGGTATGGACTCAGGACATTTCCAAGGCGCACCTGACCGCCAAGGCGCTGCGTGCCGGTAGCGTGTGGGTCAACCAGTACGACGGCGGCGACATGACCGCACCGTTCGGCGGCTTCAAGCAGTCGGGCAACGGTCGCGACAAGTCGCTGCACGCGTTCGACAAGTACACCGAGCTGAAGGCGACGTGGATCAAGCTGTAA
- a CDS encoding cupin domain-containing protein: MNIQYVVDISLTTSTAERYRPDPAKVLKGDPEQAVFNQYDSPCGQMGVGVWEGAVGQWTVNYTEHEYCEILQGVSVLRDSDGNAKTLRVGDRFVIPAGFRGTWEVLEACRKIYVIFEQKA; the protein is encoded by the coding sequence ATGAACATCCAGTACGTCGTCGATATCAGCCTGACCACCAGCACAGCCGAACGCTATCGCCCGGACCCGGCCAAAGTGCTCAAGGGCGATCCCGAGCAAGCGGTGTTCAATCAGTACGACAGCCCTTGTGGGCAGATGGGCGTCGGCGTGTGGGAAGGCGCGGTCGGGCAGTGGACGGTGAACTACACCGAGCATGAATACTGCGAAATTCTGCAGGGGGTTTCGGTGCTGCGCGACAGCGACGGCAATGCCAAGACCTTGCGTGTTGGCGACCGCTTCGTGATTCCGGCCGGCTTTCGTGGCACTTGGGAAGTGCTGGAGGCTTGCCGCAAGATCTATGTGATCTTTGAGCAGAAGGCTTGA
- a CDS encoding phospholipase D family protein, with translation MRPGKKLLAVFVLCSLASGCANLDVAREPSQALPAAGSAFGRSIQAQAAPYQGRSGFRLLSNSTEAFTARAELIRNAQTSLDLQYYIVHDGVSTRMLVEELLKAADRGVRVRILLDDTTSDGLDTIIATLAAHPQIQIRLFNPLHLGRSTGVTRAAGRLFNLSLQHRRMHNKLWLADNSVAIVGGRNLGDEYFDAEPNLNFTDIDMLSVGPVAEQLGHSFDQYWNSALSKPIDEFLSSKPSTKDLQNTRTRLKESLDETRKQNHALYQQLMTFKTAPRMDIWRKELIWAWNQALWDAPSKVLAKDEPDPQLLLTTQLAPELRGVSKELIMISAYFVPGQPGLVYLTGRADAGVSVSLLTNSLEATDVPAVHGGYAPYRKALLEHGVKLYELRRQPGDNYGSGPHLFYSKSFRGSDSSLHSKAMIFDRQKAFIGSFNFDPRSVLWNTEVGVLVDSPELAERARELALQGMAPALSYEAKLQDGKIVWVTEDNGQMHTLTKEPGSWWRRFNAWFSTTVGLERML, from the coding sequence GTGCGACCCGGAAAAAAATTGCTCGCTGTCTTTGTCCTGTGTTCGTTGGCCAGTGGTTGCGCCAATCTCGATGTAGCGCGTGAACCCAGCCAGGCGTTGCCGGCTGCCGGCTCCGCATTCGGTCGCTCGATTCAGGCACAGGCGGCGCCCTATCAGGGCCGCTCCGGATTCCGCCTGCTGTCCAACAGCACTGAGGCCTTCACCGCTCGCGCCGAACTGATCCGCAATGCGCAAACCAGCCTCGACTTGCAGTACTACATCGTCCACGACGGCGTCAGCACGCGGATGCTCGTGGAAGAACTGCTCAAGGCCGCCGACCGTGGCGTGCGCGTACGCATCCTGCTCGACGACACCACCAGCGACGGCCTCGACACGATCATCGCCACGCTGGCGGCGCATCCACAGATCCAGATCCGCCTGTTCAATCCACTGCACCTGGGCCGCAGCACGGGCGTGACCCGCGCCGCCGGCCGCCTGTTCAACCTGTCGCTGCAACACCGTCGCATGCACAACAAGTTGTGGCTGGCGGACAACAGCGTGGCCATCGTCGGCGGGCGCAATCTGGGCGACGAGTATTTCGATGCCGAGCCAAACCTGAATTTCACCGACATCGACATGCTCAGCGTCGGCCCGGTGGCCGAGCAGCTTGGGCACAGTTTCGATCAGTACTGGAACAGCGCGCTGAGCAAGCCGATCGACGAATTCCTCTCCAGCAAACCGAGCACCAAAGACCTGCAGAACACCCGCACGCGCCTCAAAGAATCGCTGGATGAAACCCGCAAACAGAACCACGCGCTGTATCAACAGCTGATGACGTTCAAGACCGCGCCGCGCATGGACATCTGGCGCAAGGAACTGATCTGGGCCTGGAACCAGGCGCTGTGGGATGCGCCGAGCAAGGTGCTGGCCAAGGACGAACCGGACCCGCAACTGCTGCTGACCACGCAACTGGCGCCGGAACTGCGCGGCGTCAGCAAAGAACTGATCATGATCTCGGCGTACTTCGTTCCCGGCCAGCCGGGGCTGGTGTACCTGACCGGGCGTGCCGACGCCGGGGTCTCGGTGAGTCTGCTGACCAACTCGCTGGAGGCTACTGATGTGCCGGCGGTGCACGGCGGTTATGCGCCGTATCGCAAGGCACTGCTGGAGCACGGGGTAAAACTGTATGAACTGCGCCGCCAGCCTGGGGATAACTATGGCAGCGGCCCACACCTGTTCTACAGCAAGTCATTCCGGGGTTCGGATTCCAGCCTGCACAGCAAGGCGATGATTTTCGACCGGCAGAAAGCGTTCATCGGCTCGTTCAACTTCGACCCGCGCTCGGTGCTGTGGAACACCGAGGTCGGGGTCCTGGTGGACAGCCCGGAACTGGCCGAACGCGCACGCGAACTGGCCTTGCAAGGCATGGCACCGGCACTGAGTTATGAGGCGAAACTGCAGGATGGCAAGATCGTCTGGGTGACCGAGGACAACGGCCAGATGCACACGCTGACCAAGGAACCCGGGAGCTGGTGGCGGCGGTTCAATGCGTGGTTCAGCACCACTGTCGGTCTGGAGCGGATGCTTTAA
- a CDS encoding ABC transporter substrate-binding protein, giving the protein MRLAALPLLLAPLLLSPLAQAAALSVCTEASPEGFDVVQYNSLTTTNASADVLMNRLVDFDTASGKVVPSLADSWEVSTDGLTYVFKLHPQVKFHSTDYFKPSRTLSAEDVKFSFDRMLDPANPWHKVAQSGFPHAQSMQLPALIKKIDALDPLTVRFTLDHPDSTFLATLSMGFASIYSAEYADKLLKADATDKLNSQPIGTGPFVFTRFQKDASVRYKANPDYFGGKPAVDPLIFAITPDANVRLQKLRRNECQIALSPKPLDVKAAQEEPTLKVEKTDAFMTAFVGINSQHPPLDKPEVRQAINLAFDKANYVKAVFEDTAEPANGPYPPNTWSYAKNLPGYPHDVAKAKALLAKAGLKDGFQTTIWTRPSGSLLNPNPSLGAQLLQSDLAEIGIQAEIRVIEWGELIRRAKAGEHDLLFMGWAGDNGDPDNFLTPQFSCAAVKSGTNFARYCNADLDKLISAGKTTSEQGVRTKLYEQAQAQIQQQALWLPLAHPTAYALTRKDVQGYSVSPFGRQDYSRVSLK; this is encoded by the coding sequence ATGCGCCTCGCTGCCCTACCCCTGTTGCTCGCCCCGCTTCTGCTGAGCCCTCTGGCCCAGGCCGCCGCCCTGAGCGTCTGCACCGAGGCCAGCCCTGAAGGGTTCGACGTGGTGCAATACAACTCGCTGACCACCACCAATGCCTCGGCCGACGTGCTGATGAACCGCCTGGTGGACTTCGACACTGCCAGCGGCAAAGTCGTGCCGAGCCTGGCCGACAGCTGGGAAGTCAGCACCGACGGCCTGACTTATGTGTTCAAGCTGCACCCGCAGGTGAAGTTTCACAGCACCGACTATTTCAAGCCGAGCCGTACGCTGAGCGCCGAAGACGTCAAATTCAGCTTCGACCGCATGCTCGACCCGGCCAACCCATGGCACAAAGTGGCGCAAAGCGGCTTCCCGCACGCGCAGTCCATGCAGTTGCCGGCGCTGATCAAGAAAATCGACGCACTCGATCCGCTGACCGTGCGCTTTACCCTCGACCACCCGGATTCGACGTTCCTCGCGACCCTGAGCATGGGTTTCGCCTCGATCTATTCCGCCGAATACGCCGACAAGCTGCTCAAGGCCGACGCCACCGACAAGCTCAACAGCCAGCCGATCGGCACCGGCCCGTTTGTGTTCACGCGCTTCCAGAAAGACGCCTCGGTGCGCTACAAGGCCAACCCGGACTACTTCGGCGGCAAGCCGGCGGTCGACCCGCTGATTTTCGCGATCACCCCGGATGCCAACGTGCGCCTGCAAAAGCTGCGGCGCAACGAGTGTCAGATCGCCCTGTCGCCGAAACCGCTGGACGTAAAGGCTGCGCAGGAAGAGCCGACTTTGAAAGTGGAAAAAACTGACGCGTTCATGACCGCTTTCGTCGGCATCAACAGCCAGCATCCGCCGCTGGACAAGCCAGAAGTGCGGCAGGCGATCAACCTCGCCTTCGACAAGGCCAACTACGTCAAAGCCGTGTTCGAAGACACCGCAGAGCCGGCCAACGGCCCTTACCCGCCGAACACCTGGAGCTACGCGAAGAACCTGCCGGGCTATCCGCACGACGTGGCCAAAGCCAAGGCGTTGCTGGCCAAGGCCGGACTCAAGGATGGCTTCCAGACCACCATCTGGACCCGTCCGTCCGGCAGCCTGCTCAACCCCAATCCGAGCCTCGGTGCGCAGTTGCTGCAATCGGACCTGGCGGAAATCGGCATCCAGGCGGAAATCCGCGTGATCGAGTGGGGCGAATTGATTCGCCGCGCCAAGGCTGGCGAACATGACCTGCTGTTCATGGGCTGGGCCGGCGACAACGGCGACCCGGACAACTTCCTCACGCCGCAGTTTTCCTGCGCGGCGGTCAAGTCCGGCACCAACTTCGCCCGCTACTGCAATGCCGATCTGGACAAACTGATCAGCGCCGGCAAAACCACCAGCGAACAAGGCGTGCGCACCAAGCTGTATGAACAGGCCCAGGCGCAGATTCAACAGCAGGCGCTGTGGTTGCCGCTGGCGCACCCGACTGCCTATGCGCTGACGCGCAAGGATGTGCAGGGTTATTCCGTCAGCCCGTTTGGCCGGCAGGACTATTCCAGGGTCTCCTTGAAATAA
- a CDS encoding MFS transporter, with translation MRWATYFAVLASVLSVGLALGVSMPLVSLRLESWGYGSFAIGVMAAMPAIGVLLGAKISSHLAARFGTANLMRLCLWAGALSIGLLALLPSYPIWLVLRLMIGVILTIVFILGESWINQLVVEHWRGRLVALYGSSYALSQLSGPLLLGALGTEHDYGFWVGVGLLTVSPLLLMGRSGAPSSEASSVTFSDLWGFARELPAIAWAVSLFAAFEAMILTLLPVYCLQQGFTAEIALAMVSTVVVGDALLQLPIGALADYLSRRTLFTGCAVVLMLSSLAIPLLIDTLLIWPLWVLFGASAGGLFTLSLILIGERYRDDALVRANAHIAQLWGVGCLIGPLMAGAGSQWISGHALPLLMAVGAFGLVILLMRQGAFGTVQTA, from the coding sequence ATGCGTTGGGCGACGTATTTCGCCGTGTTGGCGTCTGTCTTGAGTGTCGGTCTGGCCCTGGGGGTCAGCATGCCGTTGGTGTCGTTGCGTCTGGAAAGCTGGGGTTATGGCTCCTTTGCCATTGGCGTGATGGCGGCGATGCCGGCGATTGGCGTGCTGCTGGGGGCGAAGATTTCCAGTCACTTGGCGGCGCGTTTCGGCACGGCGAACCTGATGCGTCTGTGCCTGTGGGCGGGTGCGTTGTCGATCGGCTTGCTGGCGTTGTTACCCAGCTATCCGATCTGGCTGGTGCTGCGGCTGATGATCGGGGTGATCCTGACCATCGTGTTCATCCTTGGCGAGAGCTGGATCAATCAACTGGTCGTCGAACACTGGCGCGGTCGGCTGGTGGCGCTGTATGGCAGCAGCTATGCGCTGAGCCAACTGTCTGGTCCGCTGCTGCTGGGTGCGCTCGGCACTGAGCACGATTACGGGTTCTGGGTTGGCGTCGGGCTGCTGACAGTCTCGCCATTGCTGTTGATGGGCCGCAGCGGTGCGCCGAGTAGTGAAGCCAGCAGTGTGACGTTCAGCGATCTGTGGGGTTTTGCCCGCGAGCTGCCGGCGATTGCCTGGGCGGTGTCACTGTTCGCTGCGTTCGAGGCGATGATCCTCACGTTGTTGCCGGTGTATTGCCTGCAGCAGGGCTTTACTGCCGAGATCGCGTTGGCGATGGTCAGCACGGTGGTGGTCGGCGATGCGCTGCTGCAACTGCCGATTGGTGCGTTGGCGGACTACCTGTCGCGACGTACCTTGTTCACCGGATGCGCGGTGGTGTTGATGCTGTCGAGCCTGGCGATTCCGCTGTTGATCGACACGCTGCTGATCTGGCCGTTGTGGGTGTTGTTCGGGGCCAGTGCCGGTGGGCTGTTCACCTTGTCACTGATCCTGATCGGCGAGCGTTATCGCGACGATGCGCTGGTGCGCGCCAATGCGCACATTGCGCAGCTATGGGGTGTCGGTTGTCTGATCGGGCCATTGATGGCGGGGGCGGGCAGCCAGTGGATCAGCGGGCATGCGTTGCCGCTGTTGATGGCGGTGGGGGCGTTCGGGTTGGTGATTCTGCTGATGCGCCAAGGTGCGTTCGGCACGGTGCAAACGGCTTAA
- the rpmB gene encoding 50S ribosomal protein L28 encodes MSRVCQVTGKGPVTGNNISHANNKTRRRFLPNLQHHRFWVEEEKRFVRLRVSAKGMRIIDKRGISVVLAELRRDGKI; translated from the coding sequence ATGTCGAGAGTATGTCAAGTTACCGGTAAGGGTCCGGTAACCGGGAATAACATTTCCCACGCAAACAACAAAACCCGTCGTCGTTTCCTGCCGAACCTGCAGCATCACCGCTTCTGGGTTGAAGAAGAGAAACGTTTTGTGCGTCTGCGCGTATCTGCCAAAGGCATGCGCATCATCGACAAGCGTGGCATCAGTGTCGTGCTCGCCGAACTTCGCCGCGATGGCAAGATTTAA